The Temnothorax longispinosus isolate EJ_2023e chromosome 7, Tlon_JGU_v1, whole genome shotgun sequence genome contains a region encoding:
- the LOC139816562 gene encoding aminoacylase-1-like isoform X1, translated as MLFLFLFRRVRSRHDHADPAGPFGDVPGTGPRRARPSQPGTRRDGRRGVTQIGGDSTRRGGLPLPSASRFSKGNFCRFDEQLQPRIANRPKTVSGDECVAFLTRQAQSLDLPIKVYHVHPKKPIVVLTWVGTQPTKSSILLNSHMDVVPVFEDKWTYPPFSAHMDEQGNIYARGSQDMKCVGIQYLEAIRKLKLNGQRCQRTIHVSFVPDEEIGGVLGMKDFVHTADFKALNVGFALDEGVASPFENYYMFNGERSIWHIEIKCAGNPGHGSIMLDNTAGEKLRVVIDRFMDFRASEKAKLDKDPKKLAVTLGGVTSVNLTKIWGGVQSNVIPTDLSAVFDVRLTPSVDHEEFEATIKRWCEEAGPDVTYSFEQKNPKIESTKLDDSNPFWIAFKETCDEIGVDLETGIFPGGTDSRFVREVGIPALCFSPMNRTKILLHDHDEYLNKDVFLKGIEIYTKIIPSVASV; from the exons atgttatttctatttttattccgtCGCGTCCGGTCGCGGCACGATCACGCCGACCCCGCCGGACCGTTCGGCGATGTCCCCGGGACCGGTCCCCGGCGTGCCCGTCCCTCCCAACCGGGAACGCGTCGCGACGGGCGCCGCGGCGTGACCCAGATCGGAGGGGACTCgacccggcgcggcggcttgCCGCTTCCGTCCGCTTCGCGATTTTCGAAAGGAAATTTCTGCCGGTTCGACGAGCAGCTGCAGCCCCGAATCGCGAATCGACCGAAGACGGTGTCCGGAG ATGAGTGTGTGGCATTCCTAACTAGACAGGCGCAGTCCCTCGACTTGCCGATCAAAGTCTATCACGTACATCCCAAGAAGCCGATTGTAGTTTTAACATGGGTGGGAACGCAACCGACGAAATCATCGATTCTATTGAACAGTCACATGGACGTTGTACCTGTTTTCGAG GACAAATGGACCTATCCGCCGTTCAGCGCTCACATGGACGAGCAGGGCAACATCTACGCTCGCGGCAGCCAAGACATGAAGTGCGTGGGAATACAGTACTTGGAGGCGATTCGCAAATTGAAACTGAATGGACAACGCTGCCAACGAACCATCCACGTCTCTTTCGTCCCGGACGAGGAGATCGGCGGTGTTCTGGGAATGAAAGACTTTGTGCACACCGCCGACTTCAAAGCCCTGAACGTCGGTTTTGCGCTGGATGAAGGTGTGGCCAGTCCGTTCGAGAACTACTACATGTTCAACGGAGAAAGGTCGATCTGGCACATTGAAATAAAGTGCGCGGGCAATCCTGGTCACGGATCAATTATGCTAGACAACACTGCTGGGGAAAAATTGAGAGTCGTAATCGATCGCTTCATGGACTTCAGAGCCTCCGAAAAAGCGAAACTTGATAAAGATCCTAAGAAATTGGCGGTTACACTTGGCGGGGTGACGTCTGTAAATCTGACGAAAATTTGG GGTGGTGTACAGTCCAATGTTATACCCACCGACCTCAGCGCTGTGTTCGATGTCCGCCTAACACCTTCCGTTGATCACGAGGAATTCGAGGCTACTATCAAGCGCTGGTGTGAGGAAGCTGGGCCAGATGTAACCTACTCCTTCGAACAGAAAAATCCTAAAATCGAAAGCACCAAGCTCGATGATTCTAATCCCTTCTGGATTGCCTTTAAAGAGACTTGTGATGAAATTGGTGTCGATTTGGAAACTGGCATTTTCCCAGGAGGCACAGATAGTCGTTTTGTGCGAGAG GTGGGCATTCCTGCTCTTTGCTTTTCACCGATGAACAGGACAAAGATACTTCTTCACGATCACGACGAGTATCTGAACAAGGATGTATTCCTGAAGGGAATTGAGATATATACCAAAATAATACCGAGCGTTGCAAGTGTTTAA
- the LOC139816562 gene encoding aminoacylase-1-like isoform X2 → MSRTELDETAVENFLEYLRIPSVQPDVDYDECVAFLTRQAQSLDLPIKVYHVHPKKPIVVLTWVGTQPTKSSILLNSHMDVVPVFEDKWTYPPFSAHMDEQGNIYARGSQDMKCVGIQYLEAIRKLKLNGQRCQRTIHVSFVPDEEIGGVLGMKDFVHTADFKALNVGFALDEGVASPFENYYMFNGERSIWHIEIKCAGNPGHGSIMLDNTAGEKLRVVIDRFMDFRASEKAKLDKDPKKLAVTLGGVTSVNLTKIWGGVQSNVIPTDLSAVFDVRLTPSVDHEEFEATIKRWCEEAGPDVTYSFEQKNPKIESTKLDDSNPFWIAFKETCDEIGVDLETGIFPGGTDSRFVREVGIPALCFSPMNRTKILLHDHDEYLNKDVFLKGIEIYTKIIPSVASV, encoded by the exons ATGTCGCGGACCGAACTGGACGAAACAGCTGTGGAGAATTTCCTGGAGTACCTGCGGATCCCGTCGGTGCAGCCGGACGTCGATTACG ATGAGTGTGTGGCATTCCTAACTAGACAGGCGCAGTCCCTCGACTTGCCGATCAAAGTCTATCACGTACATCCCAAGAAGCCGATTGTAGTTTTAACATGGGTGGGAACGCAACCGACGAAATCATCGATTCTATTGAACAGTCACATGGACGTTGTACCTGTTTTCGAG GACAAATGGACCTATCCGCCGTTCAGCGCTCACATGGACGAGCAGGGCAACATCTACGCTCGCGGCAGCCAAGACATGAAGTGCGTGGGAATACAGTACTTGGAGGCGATTCGCAAATTGAAACTGAATGGACAACGCTGCCAACGAACCATCCACGTCTCTTTCGTCCCGGACGAGGAGATCGGCGGTGTTCTGGGAATGAAAGACTTTGTGCACACCGCCGACTTCAAAGCCCTGAACGTCGGTTTTGCGCTGGATGAAGGTGTGGCCAGTCCGTTCGAGAACTACTACATGTTCAACGGAGAAAGGTCGATCTGGCACATTGAAATAAAGTGCGCGGGCAATCCTGGTCACGGATCAATTATGCTAGACAACACTGCTGGGGAAAAATTGAGAGTCGTAATCGATCGCTTCATGGACTTCAGAGCCTCCGAAAAAGCGAAACTTGATAAAGATCCTAAGAAATTGGCGGTTACACTTGGCGGGGTGACGTCTGTAAATCTGACGAAAATTTGG GGTGGTGTACAGTCCAATGTTATACCCACCGACCTCAGCGCTGTGTTCGATGTCCGCCTAACACCTTCCGTTGATCACGAGGAATTCGAGGCTACTATCAAGCGCTGGTGTGAGGAAGCTGGGCCAGATGTAACCTACTCCTTCGAACAGAAAAATCCTAAAATCGAAAGCACCAAGCTCGATGATTCTAATCCCTTCTGGATTGCCTTTAAAGAGACTTGTGATGAAATTGGTGTCGATTTGGAAACTGGCATTTTCCCAGGAGGCACAGATAGTCGTTTTGTGCGAGAG GTGGGCATTCCTGCTCTTTGCTTTTCACCGATGAACAGGACAAAGATACTTCTTCACGATCACGACGAGTATCTGAACAAGGATGTATTCCTGAAGGGAATTGAGATATATACCAAAATAATACCGAGCGTTGCAAGTGTTTAA